TGAAATATAAGCTGCTGCAGCCTTTGATGCTTCATCACCCTCGGCAGCATTAACCTTCTTTGCGAGCGTCTTCAATGTGCTGCGCACATGACGATTATGCTCCTGAAGCTTGTTGGACTTACGAATGTTTTTGAGGGCAGACTTAGTATTTGCCATGGAAAATTAAATTATGAATGCGTTTAGATCGGAAATTTTTGAAAGGAGGGAAAGTGAAGTTTCCCGAGGAGATGTCAAGTATTTATGCAATCAAAATTCAAGGAAAAGACACACGCCCCGAATGGGTCTTGTAGCCTGTTCCACAACACGCCATTTTCTAGCAGGTGGGAAGTGAAACGGAACAGCATTCTATCTCGGAGGCAGGAAAACAGACCTATTTCTATGACCGAATTCGAGCCCCATTCCATGGCATTGTTGAAGCTGGATGGATTACTTTTGGC
The Rubellicoccus peritrichatus DNA segment above includes these coding regions:
- the rpsT gene encoding 30S ribosomal protein S20, yielding MANTKSALKNIRKSNKLQEHNRHVRSTLKTLAKKVNAAEGDEASKAAAAYISALDKAAKRGIIHANKASRHKSALASKVAKA